A genomic stretch from Oreochromis niloticus isolate F11D_XX linkage group LG11, O_niloticus_UMD_NMBU, whole genome shotgun sequence includes:
- the LOC102080397 gene encoding trace amine-associated receptor 8b has translation MCSQRHIIGGGLYHHHHHHPQPMEKPVEDTLKQCLRSSADQSAAPGTTNPTSRTRTPTQHLNNRKSRCECPASVYPMIESSTPTMLDRTEQAHCTVCCCTLANKILMVLFMVLLIFATLFGNLVTLAVVLGTKHFHTPQGYLKASLAVADLAVGIFVVPLSVYAEVYLMVTDSAPEWTSYNSQSVSFHPCNIIGPIFAGCTLVSITTIFFLTIERSIAVLRPLHKDSVITRKRTTILIVLSWVGSFFLAVCPIVFSSEIALEYNSCSRMCNYALGTIGKFPSQAWNILLLFPAFDFTLLGGTVVINIISLSSIRQHSRRRKHLAESESQSTTKPTFSDIKAAKTIGTLTVAFTVSFTPIAVFVVGNVLGNKWCNFSFFAFWILATNSCWNVIIYSVRDQKFRLRAQKLLMPFHRKNTTKT, from the exons ATGTGCAGCCAGCGTCATATTATAGGAGGTGGActctatcatcatcatcatcatcatccccaGCCAATGGAGAAACCAGTGGAGGACACACTTAAACAGTGTCTCCGGAGCAGTGCGGACCAGAGCGCAGCGCCCGGCACCACAAATCCAACTTCCCGCACACGTACTCCCACACAACATCTGAACAACAGAAA GTCACGATGTGAATGTCCAGCATCGGTTTATCCAATGATTGAGTCCAGCACGCCGACCATGTTGGACAGAACTGAACAGGCACACTGCACTGTGTGCTGCTGCACTCTGGCCAACAAAATCCTCATGGTGCTCTTCATGGTGCTGCTGATCTTTGCCACCCTGTTTGGAAATCTGGTGACTCTTGCTGTGGTTCTGGGAACCAAGCACTTCCACACCCCACAGGGATACCTGAAGGCATCCCTCGCCGTGGCCGATCTGGCAGTGGGAATATTTGTGGTCCCGCTTTCCGTTTACGCTGAGGTTTATCTCATGGTCACTGACTCGGCACCGGAGTGGACCTCGTACAACTCACAATCGGTGAGTTTTCACCCATGCAACATCATCGGCCCCATCTTTGCTGGGTGCACTTTGGTCTCCATTACGACTATTTTCTTTCTGACAATCGAACGAAGCATCGCCGTGCTCAGGCCTTTGCACAAGGACTCGGTAATTACTCGTAAAAGGACCACGATCCTAATTGTCCTCTCCTGGGTGGGAAGTTTCTTCTTGGCTGTGTGTCCGATAGTTTTCAGCAGTGAGATTGCTTTGGAGTATAACTCCTGCAGTCGGATGTGTAACTACGCTCTGGGTACAATTGGCAAGTTCCCCAGCCAGGCCTGgaacatcctcctcctcttccccgCGTTTGACTTCACCCTCCTTGGTGGCACAGTGGTCATTAACATCATCTCTCTTTCCAGCATCAGGCAGCACTCAAGACGTAGGAAACACTTGGCCGAGAGTGAAAGCCAAAGCACGACCAAACCCACATTCTCAGACATTAAAGCAGCCAAAACCATCGGGACTCTAACTGTGGCTTTCACTGTATCGTTCACTCCAATCGCTGTCTTTGTGGTCGGGAACGTTTTGGGGAATAAATGGTGCAACTTTTCCTTTTTCGCCTTCTGGATTTTGGCTACCAATAGTTGCTGGAATGTCATTATTTACAGCGTGAGGGATCAGAAGTTCAGGCTGCGGGCACAGAAACTGCTGATGCCGTTCCATAGAAAAAACACCACCAAAACTTAA